The proteins below come from a single Bacillota bacterium genomic window:
- a CDS encoding monovalent cation/H+ antiporter subunit D family protein: protein MEKTTVITLLIIIVLLPIVMTPVIYYICRFSERLRNIVAVLTSGVTFVLTLFLYPAISGGGGVQHTLFEILPNLEISIRLDVLSFSLAAIASLIWFMCTIYSIDYMAKEHACGRYYPVLIFTLGSCQGIFFAGDLFTLFVFFELMSLIAYILIIHEETEEALKAGYKYLVMTIIGGLALFFGIIIVFELGGTVSLGVGVIISENSLLALIAFICFLIGFGMKAGMFPLHVWLPDAHPVAPSPASALLSGVMLKTGAYGLLRVLFHVYSIDLIRDSNWDLILGVLAVITILLGSAVALTQTDIKRRLAYSSISQLGYILLGMSILNNNGVTGAVFHIFSHAFMKSVLFLAAGAVLWKTGKRNIADYGGIGRQMPFTMGCFSIAALAMIGIPPLNGFLSKWTLALGALDAGMTLYVPVLLISSLLNALYYLPIIIPAFFEMPAGEKTHREDDSHEIKFDIREATYRMLIPLVFLALCTIFFGLTPNNITFTLSRYTAAFLLGGGIF from the coding sequence TTGGAAAAAACAACAGTAATAACTCTCTTAATAATTATAGTTTTATTACCAATCGTCATGACTCCGGTTATTTATTATATATGCCGGTTTTCAGAAAGGCTGCGAAACATAGTTGCGGTTTTAACCAGTGGAGTTACATTTGTTCTCACCCTGTTCCTCTATCCGGCTATTTCCGGAGGGGGAGGGGTCCAGCATACACTTTTTGAGATCTTACCTAACCTGGAAATCTCAATCCGCCTGGATGTTCTCAGCTTCAGCCTGGCTGCAATTGCTTCATTGATCTGGTTCATGTGTACCATTTATTCGATTGATTACATGGCCAAAGAGCACGCCTGCGGCCGCTATTACCCTGTTTTGATTTTTACTCTGGGCAGCTGCCAGGGAATTTTCTTTGCCGGGGATCTTTTTACTCTATTTGTATTTTTTGAGCTCATGTCTTTAATCGCCTATATCCTGATTATCCATGAAGAAACCGAAGAAGCGCTGAAAGCCGGTTATAAATACCTGGTAATGACCATTATTGGCGGTCTCGCCCTCTTTTTCGGCATAATTATTGTTTTTGAACTGGGAGGAACGGTATCCCTGGGTGTGGGGGTTATAATCAGTGAAAATAGTCTGTTAGCCCTGATAGCTTTTATCTGTTTTTTGATCGGTTTTGGTATGAAAGCCGGGATGTTTCCCCTGCATGTGTGGCTGCCTGACGCTCACCCGGTAGCACCATCACCGGCTAGCGCTCTGCTGTCGGGAGTTATGCTTAAAACCGGGGCATATGGTTTATTGAGAGTATTATTTCATGTTTATTCCATCGATCTTATCAGGGATAGCAACTGGGATCTGATTCTGGGAGTCTTGGCTGTTATTACTATTCTTCTGGGATCTGCAGTAGCTTTAACCCAAACCGATATAAAACGCCGGCTGGCCTATTCCAGTATCAGCCAGTTGGGTTATATTCTACTCGGAATGAGTATTCTTAACAATAATGGCGTAACCGGAGCAGTTTTTCATATCTTCAGCCATGCTTTTATGAAAAGCGTTCTTTTCCTTGCAGCCGGAGCGGTTTTATGGAAAACCGGGAAGCGCAATATTGCAGATTATGGCGGTATAGGGCGACAGATGCCTTTCACCATGGGCTGTTTTTCAATTGCTGCCCTGGCGATGATCGGAATACCACCTCTTAATGGATTTCTCAGTAAATGGACCCTGGCTTTGGGTGCACTTGATGCTGGAATGACCCTCTATGTACCGGTGTTATTGATCAGCAGTCTTTTAAATGCACTTTATTACCTTCCGATTATAATTCCTGCATTCTTTGAGATGCCTGCCGGAGAGAAGACTCACAGGGAAGATGACAGCCATGAAATAAAATTTGACATCAGGGAAGCAACTTACCGCATGCTGATACCCCTGGTATTTCTTGCTCTCTGTACCATCTTTTTCGGTTTAACACCCAACAATATCACCTTTACTCTCTCCCGCTATACAGCTGCTTTCCTGTTGGGAGGGGGGATTTTCTAA
- a CDS encoding complex I subunit 5 family protein, whose product MFAAASENIVDTSHIYYSILPLLAALIPLLTGIAIYFLKDSWEVLRKAVALAAALFALLAVISLFPLVMSGKVYFDLIDFMQMGLFFKVDLVAWVFAFLITFIWSLATIFSFAYMDHEHNRRRYYSFLIFTLGATLGVVLAGDFFTLFLFFELMTLSSFVLVIHEQNVEAMKAGMLYLYLGIAGGLSLLFAIMMLYGGTGTVDIAPALELLDRNRTAIYILFLIGFGIKAGLVPLHIWLPQAHPVAPSPASALLSGIMIKAGAYGILRVSLILFSTTGELSALDASYLFTVGSALMWIGIVTMLLGAVMALLQSNMKRILAYSSVSQIGYIATGLGVATFMGIEGGMGFAGAVYHIINHAFFKAGLFMMVGTVYVYTHELELSRLGGMLKKMPVVAVAFLVAAFGIAGVPGFNGYPSKTLVHDALLIAIKFNELLSIEIAEKIFVLTSALTICYFIKLFRGIFLGPVPEKLDRNYKLPFSINFVMTSFIIIITGIGLFPNYILEKILVPAAEMFRYEGYAMEHLYHFHFFEWHPLEAMLIVGALALIIYIPGAYRGWFNWTPPEWLSIHRLVYGPLTKQLMIITCRAGIILDSSVDGAYDRSGNIARNMCRYIGDADIGLDKFYEKTGKMARSLADRSTDMDSKLDQFYEKSGEMARKIADRTSEMDSALDDIYTKSGKQAQKLARQTSDIDRAINVVYDQAGQKARNEVERRLSEKEKKTGRFDSTKWTTKNLSFDTLLLFLVLGVVLFIIFYFGRLN is encoded by the coding sequence TTGTTTGCTGCGGCTTCCGAAAACATAGTCGATACAAGCCATATATACTATTCCATTCTGCCGCTCCTGGCTGCCCTGATTCCCCTCCTAACCGGAATTGCAATTTATTTTCTCAAAGATAGCTGGGAAGTCCTCAGAAAAGCGGTAGCCCTGGCTGCTGCTCTCTTTGCCTTATTGGCAGTGATCAGCCTCTTTCCACTTGTCATGAGCGGAAAAGTATATTTTGATTTGATCGATTTTATGCAGATGGGGCTTTTTTTCAAAGTTGATCTGGTTGCCTGGGTATTTGCTTTTTTGATTACCTTCATCTGGTCTCTGGCTACAATATTTTCCTTTGCTTACATGGATCACGAACATAACAGGCGGCGTTATTATAGTTTCTTAATCTTTACGCTGGGGGCAACGCTCGGCGTTGTTCTTGCCGGAGATTTCTTTACACTTTTCCTTTTTTTTGAGTTAATGACCCTCAGTTCCTTTGTCCTGGTCATTCATGAACAGAATGTTGAGGCGATGAAAGCAGGTATGCTCTACCTGTACCTGGGTATAGCCGGAGGACTTAGCCTGCTTTTTGCCATAATGATGTTATATGGAGGTACCGGAACGGTTGATATTGCTCCTGCCCTCGAGCTCCTGGACCGGAACAGGACAGCAATTTATATTTTATTTTTGATCGGTTTCGGGATCAAAGCAGGATTGGTTCCTTTGCACATTTGGCTGCCTCAGGCTCATCCTGTAGCGCCGTCCCCGGCCAGCGCCCTACTTTCAGGGATTATGATCAAGGCTGGGGCATACGGCATACTGAGAGTTTCACTGATATTATTTTCTACCACAGGCGAATTAAGTGCTCTGGATGCTTCCTATTTATTTACTGTCGGCAGTGCTTTGATGTGGATCGGAATTGTGACTATGCTGCTTGGTGCCGTAATGGCCCTGCTGCAGAGTAATATGAAACGGATTCTGGCTTACAGCAGTGTCAGCCAGATCGGTTATATTGCAACAGGACTGGGAGTAGCGACTTTTATGGGCATTGAAGGAGGTATGGGATTTGCAGGCGCCGTGTACCATATCATAAATCATGCCTTTTTCAAGGCCGGACTATTTATGATGGTCGGTACAGTTTATGTTTACACCCATGAATTGGAGCTCTCCCGTTTAGGTGGAATGTTAAAAAAGATGCCGGTTGTAGCAGTGGCATTTCTGGTAGCTGCCTTTGGTATTGCCGGTGTGCCTGGATTTAACGGTTACCCCAGCAAAACCCTGGTGCATGATGCTCTGCTGATTGCAATCAAGTTCAATGAATTGCTCAGCATTGAAATTGCTGAAAAAATATTTGTATTAACCAGTGCGTTAACCATATGTTACTTTATTAAATTATTCAGGGGTATTTTCCTGGGACCAGTTCCTGAGAAGCTGGACCGTAACTACAAGTTGCCTTTTTCCATTAATTTTGTTATGACCAGTTTTATAATAATTATTACAGGTATTGGCCTTTTCCCAAACTATATTTTGGAGAAAATTCTGGTTCCTGCGGCAGAAATGTTTCGATACGAAGGATATGCTATGGAACATCTCTATCATTTTCATTTTTTTGAGTGGCACCCCCTTGAAGCCATGCTGATTGTAGGTGCACTGGCACTTATTATTTACATTCCGGGTGCTTACCGTGGGTGGTTCAACTGGACACCCCCGGAATGGTTAAGTATCCATCGGTTGGTCTATGGCCCCCTGACAAAACAGCTGATGATCATCACCTGCCGGGCAGGAATTATTCTGGACTCGTCGGTAGACGGAGCCTATGATCGTTCGGGTAACATTGCCCGTAACATGTGTCGTTACATCGGAGATGCAGATATCGGTCTGGATAAATTTTACGAGAAGACAGGCAAAATGGCCAGAAGCCTGGCTGACCGTTCTACTGACATGGATTCCAAGCTTGATCAATTTTATGAAAAATCGGGAGAAATGGCCCGTAAGATCGCAGACAGGACTTCTGAAATGGACTCCGCTCTTGATGACATATACACTAAATCGGGAAAGCAGGCGCAAAAATTGGCCAGGCAGACTTCTGATATTGACCGGGCAATAAATGTTGTATATGATCAGGCGGGCCAGAAAGCCCGTAACGAAGTTGAGAGAAGGCTGTCGGAGAAAGAGAAAAAAACCGGTCGTTTCGATTCGACCAAATGGACAACAAAAAACCTTAGTTTTGATACCTTGCTCCTCTTTCTTGTGCTGGGTGTGGTTTTGTTCATTATTTTCTATTTTGGACGCCTGAATTAA
- a CDS encoding FAD:protein FMN transferase, which yields MPPIKIKPSIAIPLFSLIVVALFFYIRVVNAEKMNVYYRVTMDTSVELRFSSNSSVDPDVIKEAVFDEIKRMENIFSRSIEESEISRINRMAGVSPVAVSPEMLAVLEMALQFTELTGGAFNPAIAPVIDAWGFFSQVYKIPSGSDLKNTLEVSDYRNVEIDYEQSTVFLSEKGMALELGGIAKGFIIDQAMAVLNNYGVEHAFINAGGDILLKGTKTDGSLWKIGVRNPREEEKIIAVFHVSEGAVVTSGDYERFFEEGGKRYHHILDPLTGYPAGELASVTVLAPSAVIADTLSTAIFILGPVQGINLVESLPEVEALLITPGLEIIQSGGLHDNVEVQF from the coding sequence TTGCCACCTATTAAAATAAAACCATCCATCGCGATCCCTCTTTTTTCCCTGATCGTTGTTGCTTTATTTTTTTATATCCGGGTAGTCAATGCTGAGAAAATGAATGTCTATTACCGGGTAACCATGGATACTTCTGTTGAGCTGCGATTCAGCAGTAATTCATCAGTTGATCCCGATGTGATAAAAGAGGCAGTATTTGATGAAATCAAGAGAATGGAGAACATATTCAGCCGCAGCATTGAGGAAAGTGAAATTAGCAGAATAAACAGGATGGCCGGAGTCAGCCCGGTTGCAGTAAGCCCGGAAATGCTGGCAGTGCTGGAAATGGCTCTTCAGTTTACAGAGCTGACCGGCGGTGCATTTAATCCGGCAATAGCACCGGTTATTGATGCCTGGGGTTTTTTTAGTCAGGTATACAAGATACCCTCAGGCAGCGACCTGAAAAATACCCTGGAGGTTTCAGATTACCGGAATGTTGAGATTGATTATGAACAGTCTACTGTTTTCCTGTCCGAAAAAGGAATGGCCCTGGAGTTGGGCGGGATCGCCAAAGGATTCATTATTGATCAGGCTATGGCTGTCTTAAATAATTATGGGGTAGAGCATGCTTTTATCAATGCCGGAGGAGATATACTTCTGAAAGGGACGAAAACTGACGGCAGCCTGTGGAAAATCGGTGTACGCAATCCCCGTGAAGAGGAAAAAATTATTGCCGTATTTCATGTTTCCGAAGGAGCTGTTGTAACCTCCGGAGATTATGAACGCTTTTTTGAAGAGGGCGGAAAGCGATATCACCATATTCTTGATCCCCTTACCGGGTATCCGGCCGGTGAATTGGCCAGTGTAACTGTTCTCGCCCCTTCTGCAGTTATAGCCGATACACTATCGACTGCCATCTTTATTCTCGGCCCTGTCCAGGGAATAAATCTGGTGGAGAGTTTGCCGGAAGTCGAAGCCCTGCTAATTACTCCCGGTTTGGAAATTATACAATCAGGGGGACTGCATGATAATGTTGAAGTGCAGTTTTAA
- a CDS encoding Gx transporter family protein: MTQQAIELRNRLTYLIYLALLITFAVVIHTIEAALPLPMPVPGVRLGLANIITLLTLVLFGLRSGLLVSIIRTILGSLFVGGLFGFGFWLSITAGVTSCLAMALVLTFQKKGLISLLSVSVIGAAVHNITQLTLASIIIANMVLLRGYYPLLLLLSVPTGIFTGLAAFYLEGITRNMFKQASRRG; encoded by the coding sequence ATGACGCAACAAGCAATTGAATTACGGAACCGTTTAACTTACCTGATCTACCTGGCTCTGTTGATCACATTTGCCGTGGTAATTCATACAATTGAAGCAGCACTGCCGCTGCCAATGCCTGTTCCGGGGGTTAGGCTGGGACTCGCTAACATCATTACACTATTAACCCTGGTTCTCTTCGGTTTGAGGAGTGGGCTGCTTGTATCAATAATTAGGACTATCCTTGGCAGTCTTTTTGTCGGGGGACTGTTCGGTTTCGGTTTTTGGCTCAGCATTACTGCCGGCGTAACAAGCTGCCTGGCCATGGCACTGGTTTTAACCTTTCAAAAAAAAGGATTGATCAGCCTGCTATCGGTTTCCGTGATCGGAGCCGCAGTGCATAACATAACCCAGTTGACCCTGGCCAGCATTATTATCGCAAACATGGTCTTGCTTCGGGGTTATTACCCCTTACTGCTGCTATTATCAGTTCCAACAGGAATATTTACCGGTTTGGCAGCTTTTTATCTCGAGGGGATAACCAGGAATATGTTCAAACAGGCAAGCCGGAGGGGTTGA
- a CDS encoding Maf family protein, with protein sequence MDIILASASPRRAKLLRQAGIPFRVIYPSVSEKFEESEDPEKIVLKLAYDKAAIVAGKIEHGYIIAADTLVVFENNILGKPKDREDALRMLQRINGKMHKVITGLVLFDAASKNWLEGVAVTKVWFKKLSDDAIDAYLDTGEPLDKAGAYGIQEKAALFVEKIEGCYTNVVGLPLGLLYNMMNQMNVSLWLNRKDGDHAK encoded by the coding sequence ATGGATATAATCCTCGCTTCAGCATCACCACGCAGGGCCAAACTTCTCAGACAGGCTGGAATACCATTCAGGGTAATATATCCCTCTGTCAGTGAAAAGTTTGAAGAAAGCGAAGATCCGGAAAAAATCGTTCTGAAGCTGGCTTATGACAAGGCCGCAATAGTTGCCGGAAAAATTGAACATGGATATATTATCGCTGCCGATACACTCGTTGTTTTCGAAAACAATATCTTAGGGAAGCCAAAGGATCGGGAAGATGCCCTGAGGATGCTCCAAAGGATTAACGGGAAAATGCATAAAGTTATAACCGGTTTGGTTCTTTTCGACGCTGCTTCAAAGAATTGGCTTGAAGGGGTAGCGGTAACGAAAGTATGGTTTAAGAAGTTGTCGGATGATGCGATAGATGCTTACCTGGATACCGGGGAGCCTTTGGATAAAGCCGGTGCCTATGGAATTCAGGAAAAGGCGGCCTTATTTGTTGAAAAAATCGAAGGTTGCTATACGAATGTTGTTGGTCTGCCCCTGGGCTTGCTTTATAACATGATGAACCAGATGAATGTATCATTATGGCTGAACAGAAAGGATGGCGATCATGCAAAATGA
- the radC gene encoding DNA repair protein RadC has translation MQNDSIMIKDLPFEERPREKLKQFGSGALSNAELLAILLRVGNRQESAVQLATRILAQSGGLRSLPDLTLEDLQQNKGIGPDKAVMIKAALELGCRLATTPRESSGSITNPRQAADLFMEELRYKKKEYFKILLLNTKNHVLSREEISVGSLSASIVHPREIFNIPLRKSASSVILIHNHPSGDPSPSREDLEVTRRLVDAGNILGINVRDHIIIGDGCFFSFREKGLL, from the coding sequence ATGCAAAATGATTCAATAATGATTAAAGACCTGCCTTTTGAAGAAAGACCCCGTGAAAAACTCAAACAATTTGGTTCAGGCGCTCTTTCCAATGCAGAACTACTGGCAATCCTGCTCAGAGTTGGAAATCGGCAGGAATCTGCTGTACAGCTCGCGACCAGGATTCTGGCCCAGAGCGGAGGACTGCGAAGCCTCCCGGATCTTACACTTGAAGATCTTCAACAGAACAAGGGTATCGGACCGGACAAGGCAGTGATGATTAAAGCTGCTTTAGAGCTTGGTTGCCGGTTGGCTACGACTCCACGCGAATCTTCAGGAAGTATTACTAATCCAAGGCAGGCTGCCGATCTCTTCATGGAGGAACTTCGTTATAAAAAGAAAGAGTACTTTAAAATCCTATTGTTAAATACCAAAAATCATGTGCTATCGAGAGAAGAGATTTCTGTAGGCAGCCTGAGCGCATCAATTGTCCATCCCCGCGAGATATTTAATATTCCACTGCGCAAAAGTGCATCTTCAGTAATTTTAATTCATAATCACCCCAGTGGCGATCCTTCACCCAGCAGGGAAGATCTTGAAGTGACCCGGCGGTTGGTTGATGCAGGCAATATACTGGGCATAAATGTCCGGGATCACATTATTATCGGAGACGGTTGTTTTTTCAGTTTCAGGGAAAAGGGGTTGTTATAG
- a CDS encoding TIGR03960 family B12-binding radical SAM protein, with amino-acid sequence MNDLEYKYEEIISQVQKPGRYIGNEWNSYQKNHSKSKVKMVIAFPDLYEVGMSNQGIKVLYEAVNRQPEMLLERVFAPADDMEKLLRDNALPLFTLESHKPISEFDVIGFSLQYELSYTNVLNMLDLSGIEFYSNMRGEDSPLIIGGGPCTYNPEPLANFFDLFVLGEAEELLPELLESLGDMKQKGLKRQDILIKLASIQGVYIPSLYEPLYRKQVLTGINKLDHNAPDLVRKRIVADLNLSLYPEKPLVPYIQVIHDRAVIELFRGCGRGCRFCQAGYIFRPVRRRNREKIIDLAAKMIASTGYDELSLSSLSSADYPEIGELINDLTEALSGNRVKCTLPSLRLDSYSVKLAELFHRGKRSSLTFAPEAATERLRNVINKNITEDEIFQALKDAVNAGWEGFKLYFMIGLPTETDEDVEAIISMCREIRDHFKENMKRKIRLSISVATFIPKAHTPFQWEQQLPLGEVIKRQQILKEGFRMIPGVEFSWHDAEASLLEAVFARGDRRLAEVIEKAWSLGCRFDGWSEHFNYQTWERAFKETGQDPGSYAQHSYRYDDILPWSHLNCGTVKEVFIREHQKSLAADSGGGAEKNGPDQV; translated from the coding sequence ATGAACGATCTGGAATATAAATATGAAGAAATTATCTCTCAGGTTCAAAAGCCCGGACGCTATATCGGCAATGAATGGAATTCATACCAGAAAAATCATTCAAAATCCAAGGTTAAAATGGTTATAGCTTTTCCCGATCTTTATGAAGTCGGGATGTCAAACCAGGGTATTAAGGTACTATATGAAGCAGTTAACCGGCAGCCTGAAATGTTATTGGAACGGGTTTTTGCTCCTGCTGATGATATGGAAAAGTTGCTTCGGGATAATGCCCTCCCTTTATTTACACTGGAGAGTCATAAGCCGATTTCTGAGTTTGATGTAATCGGTTTTTCACTGCAATATGAGCTCAGTTATACCAATGTTCTAAATATGCTCGATCTGAGCGGTATTGAGTTTTACAGCAACATGCGTGGTGAAGATTCACCTTTGATTATCGGTGGCGGCCCCTGCACATATAATCCCGAACCTTTAGCCAATTTTTTTGATCTCTTTGTTCTAGGTGAAGCTGAGGAATTGTTACCTGAACTTCTGGAGTCATTGGGAGATATGAAACAGAAAGGATTAAAACGCCAGGATATTCTTATCAAGCTTGCATCGATCCAGGGTGTCTATATCCCATCCCTCTATGAACCTTTATACCGGAAGCAGGTCTTAACCGGAATTAATAAATTAGATCACAATGCTCCGGATCTGGTTAGAAAAAGGATAGTTGCAGATCTTAATCTGTCTCTTTATCCGGAAAAACCTCTAGTACCCTATATCCAGGTAATCCACGACCGGGCAGTTATTGAACTCTTCAGGGGCTGTGGGCGGGGATGTCGTTTTTGCCAGGCCGGCTATATTTTTCGACCGGTGAGAAGAAGGAACAGGGAGAAGATTATAGATCTGGCAGCGAAGATGATTGCTTCTACTGGCTATGATGAACTATCTTTATCTTCATTGAGCAGTGCAGACTATCCGGAGATCGGCGAATTGATCAACGATCTTACTGAAGCGTTATCAGGGAACAGGGTTAAGTGTACGCTGCCATCTCTCCGTCTCGATTCTTACTCGGTTAAATTGGCTGAGCTTTTTCATCGCGGGAAGCGCAGCAGCCTGACTTTTGCTCCCGAAGCTGCTACGGAGCGCCTGAGGAATGTCATTAATAAAAATATTACCGAAGATGAAATTTTTCAAGCCCTTAAGGATGCTGTCAATGCTGGATGGGAGGGATTTAAATTATATTTTATGATTGGCTTGCCTACTGAAACGGATGAAGATGTTGAAGCAATTATCTCCATGTGCCGGGAAATCAGAGATCATTTCAAAGAGAATATGAAGCGAAAGATCAGGTTATCGATCAGTGTGGCGACCTTTATTCCAAAAGCACATACACCTTTTCAGTGGGAGCAACAGCTGCCTCTGGGTGAGGTAATTAAAAGACAGCAGATATTAAAAGAAGGATTTAGGATGATTCCCGGAGTTGAATTCAGCTGGCATGATGCTGAAGCGAGTCTCCTTGAAGCTGTTTTTGCCAGGGGAGATCGTCGTCTGGCTGAAGTAATTGAAAAGGCATGGTCCCTGGGCTGCCGTTTTGATGGGTGGTCGGAACACTTCAATTACCAAACCTGGGAACGGGCTTTTAAAGAAACAGGGCAGGATCCGGGGAGTTATGCACAGCATTCATACCGGTATGATGATATTCTGCCCTGGAGCCATCTGAATTGTGGAACAGTCAAAGAAGTTTTTATACGGGAACATCAGAAATCACTCGCAGCAGATTCCGGAGGAGGAGCAGAAAAAAATGGACCGGATCAGGTTTAG
- a CDS encoding TIGR03936 family radical SAM-associated protein has protein sequence MDRIRFSFSCSGKLKYISHLDMMRLFVRALRRTGLPVAYSQGYNPHPRFNLALPLPTGAAAEEDYGEVYFDGIVKPQQFIDYLKHQLPNDIKIKSAFSVDPVSPALPAEVSGAVYKALLLTGGDEYIETKIMQTALDMLMAKEEILVDYTGKKKKATKRDIRSYIYEAEIHDGEKNLLELILVLQAGSEGGVSPVQFLELIRKELDTGWTANFRWELTRKRIIFKN, from the coding sequence ATGGACCGGATCAGGTTTAGTTTTTCCTGCAGCGGAAAGTTAAAATATATTTCACACCTTGACATGATGCGATTATTCGTCAGGGCTTTACGGAGAACAGGCCTGCCTGTTGCTTACAGCCAGGGTTATAATCCACATCCACGTTTTAATCTGGCCCTTCCCTTACCCACCGGTGCTGCGGCAGAAGAAGATTATGGGGAGGTTTATTTTGACGGAATAGTTAAACCTCAGCAGTTTATTGATTATCTGAAACACCAGCTCCCGAATGATATTAAGATTAAATCCGCTTTTTCTGTCGATCCGGTCAGCCCGGCTTTACCCGCAGAGGTTAGTGGAGCAGTTTACAAAGCCCTGTTGCTGACTGGCGGTGATGAATATATTGAAACTAAGATAATGCAGACTGCCCTGGATATGCTTATGGCAAAAGAGGAAATACTGGTGGATTATACCGGTAAAAAGAAGAAAGCCACCAAGAGAGATATAAGATCCTATATATACGAGGCGGAGATACATGATGGAGAAAAAAATTTATTGGAATTAATACTGGTTTTGCAGGCAGGAAGTGAAGGTGGCGTATCACCGGTTCAGTTTCTGGAACTGATTCGAAAGGAACTTGATACCGGATGGACAGCAAACTTCCGTTGGGAATTAACCAGAAAGAGGATTATATTTAAAAACTAG